The Mycobacterium paragordonae genome includes a region encoding these proteins:
- a CDS encoding tyrosine recombinase XerC, translating to MQAVLDEFDEYLELQCGRSAHTRRAYLGDLRSLFDFLAARGGDLHTLSLPVLRSWLAGAAGAGAARTTLARRTSSVKAFTAWAVRRGLLSTDPAVRLQVPKAHRTLPSVLRQDQALAAMTAAKSGAEQGDPLALRDRLIVELLYATGIRVSELCGLDVDDVDTTHRVVRVLGKGNKQRTAPFGQPAAEALRAWLSEGRPALATAESGPALLLGARGRRLDVRQARTVVHQTVAAVDGAPDMGPHGLRHSAATHLLEGGADLRVVQELLGHSSLATTQLYTHVAVSRLRAVHDQAHPRA from the coding sequence ATGCAGGCGGTCCTCGACGAATTCGACGAATACCTGGAACTGCAGTGCGGCCGCTCGGCGCACACCCGTCGCGCCTATCTTGGCGATCTGCGGTCGCTGTTCGATTTCCTGGCGGCGCGCGGCGGCGACCTGCACACCCTGAGCCTGCCGGTGCTGCGGTCGTGGCTGGCCGGCGCCGCCGGCGCCGGGGCGGCCCGCACCACGTTGGCCCGCCGCACCTCGTCGGTCAAGGCCTTCACCGCCTGGGCGGTGCGCCGCGGCTTGCTGAGCACCGACCCCGCCGTCCGCCTCCAGGTGCCCAAGGCCCACCGCACGCTGCCGTCGGTGCTGCGCCAAGACCAGGCGCTGGCCGCCATGACGGCCGCCAAGTCCGGTGCGGAGCAAGGTGATCCGCTGGCCCTGCGCGACCGGCTGATCGTCGAACTGCTGTACGCCACCGGGATCCGGGTCAGCGAACTGTGCGGCCTGGATGTCGACGACGTCGACACCACCCACCGGGTGGTGCGGGTGCTCGGGAAAGGCAACAAGCAGCGCACCGCGCCGTTCGGGCAACCCGCCGCCGAGGCGCTGCGCGCCTGGCTGTCCGAGGGACGTCCGGCGCTGGCCACCGCCGAGTCCGGGCCCGCGCTGCTGCTGGGCGCCCGTGGCCGCCGCCTCGACGTGCGCCAGGCGCGCACGGTGGTGCACCAGACCGTCGCGGCGGTGGACGGCGCACCCGACATGGGGCCGCACGGGCTGCGGCACAGCGCGGCCACCCATCTGCTCGAAGGGGGAGCGGACCTGCGGGTGGTGCAGGAGTTGCTCGGCCATTCCAGCCTGGCCACCACCCAGCTCTACACCCACGTGGCGGTCTCGCGGCTGCGGGCGGTGCATGACCAGGCGCACCCGCGGGCCTGA
- a CDS encoding M23 family metallopeptidase: MLLGLFVCWVLLNAPPADAAGGRLEWPLRPAPAVLRTFDAPSPNWQAGHRGVDLAGRPGQPVYAAGDATVVFAGLLAGRPVVSLAHSGGLHTSYEPVRARVRAGQTVASGTVIGELAAGHAGCPAAACLHWGAMWGSASRADYIDPLGLLAATPVRLKPLTGQARGCAWSCTARSRETATWV; this comes from the coding sequence GTGCTGCTGGGATTGTTCGTGTGCTGGGTGCTGCTCAATGCGCCGCCCGCGGACGCCGCCGGCGGGCGGTTGGAGTGGCCCCTGCGTCCTGCGCCGGCGGTGTTGCGGACGTTCGACGCGCCGTCGCCCAACTGGCAGGCCGGGCACCGCGGCGTGGACCTGGCGGGCCGTCCGGGCCAGCCGGTCTACGCGGCGGGCGATGCGACGGTGGTGTTCGCCGGGCTGCTGGCGGGCCGGCCGGTGGTGTCGCTGGCCCATTCCGGTGGCCTGCACACCAGCTACGAGCCGGTGCGCGCGAGGGTGCGGGCCGGTCAGACGGTCGCGTCGGGCACGGTGATCGGCGAGCTGGCGGCGGGCCACGCCGGTTGCCCGGCCGCGGCGTGTCTGCACTGGGGCGCGATGTGGGGCTCAGCGTCGCGCGCCGATTACATCGACCCGCTGGGGCTGCTGGCGGCCACCCCGGTGCGGCTCAAACCGCTCACCGGTCAGGCCCGCGGGTGCGCCTGGTCATGCACCGCCCGCAGCCGCGAGACCGCCACGTGGGTGTAG